Below is a window of Halomicrobium mukohataei DSM 12286 DNA.
GAACCCGACGCCGGGGTACGCGAAGATGTTCTCGATGATCACCGCGCCGCCGAAGACGGTGCCGATGGCGATCATCAGCCCGGTGTACATCGGCAGGATGGCGTTGCGGGCGACGTAGCGCATCGCGATCCGCCGGGTCGAGAGCCCGCGCAGGCGCGCGACCCGGAGGTAGTCCTCCCCGAGCACGCGGATCGAGTTGCCCCGCATCGACAGTGCCCACCCGCCGAACCCGACCAGCGCCATCGAGGCGATCGGCAGGGCACCGTGATAGAGCACGCTGCCAAGGAACGAGGCGTTGAAGCCGACGGTTAGCTCCGAGGCGTACCGCCCACCCGTCGGGAACAGCTCCATCCGGTAGCCCAGATAGGAGATGAACAACAGGGCGAGGACGTAGCCCGGCGTCGAGTTCAGCACGAGCCCGACGCCCGTACTGGCCACGTCGAAGCTCGACCCCTCCTTGTAGGCCATGAACGCGCCCAGCGAGACGCCGACGGTAAAGGCCAGAAACAGCGCCGTCGCCGTCAGGAACACCGTCCACGGGATGGCCGGCCCGATGATCGACATCACGGGATCGCCGTAGCGCG
It encodes the following:
- a CDS encoding ABC transporter permease, encoding MSYVLKRIAQSVLTVYVVISASFGLVRLLPGGPLDYLRAQAVQQGGSDLSMSEINARIAAQTNIAVNEPIYVQYADYMAAMLQGDFGVSTRYGDPVMSIIGPAIPWTVFLTATALFLAFTVGVSLGAFMAYKEGSSFDVASTGVGLVLNSTPGYVLALLFISYLGYRMELFPTGGRYASELTVGFNASFLGSVLYHGALPIASMALVGFGGWALSMRGNSIRVLGEDYLRVARLRGLSTRRIAMRYVARNAILPMYTGLMIAIGTVFGGAVIIENIFAYPGVGFYLIQGINARDYPLMMGGFIIITIAMVIGITVADLTYGVLDPRAKGGGSRESY